Sequence from the Phaeodactylum tricornutum CCAP 1055/1 chromosome 4, whole genome shotgun sequence genome:
CGTCGTCACGATCGTTCGTAGTATCAAAGCCCAAGGTGGCCAAGAATGGTTGATCCATGGCCATAATGTGGCGACGTAGATAGATGTACGCACTGTATTTGGCTTCTGCGAAAGTTTCCCAGTGACAGCAGCCGCAACTACCGTCCGATACCTTCGAGAGCCCCAAGGCACGATCGTTCGCGGCACGGAGAGGAGGATTCTGCCTAGTCCCAAAGTAGTATTCCTGTTCGGCACCCGTGTTGTTTAATGCGGTGGATAAAGTAGAATGCACTGTTACCGGAATTGGCCCCTTCCAAGCGATATGGGTCGCGTTACTACGACATGAACATTGGAGGTCGTTGCCATCGTCGATCGCGATCTCGGAAACAAAAGTACGTATCAGTGCGAACGTGACGATCAGCGAAAACCATAGAGGTGTTCCCCAACCAAAAGGTCCAGTCGGACGTCGTACCATGGTGGTCCACATCATCCAGTGTGTTGTCGATACCGCGAGAGGAGCCAGGTCTCTTTGCAGGTTGACAGTTTGGAGTTGACAGTTAGGATTTTCCAAAGATCGCggcgttcttgcgtttcgtGAAGTCTCTGttctattgactgtgagagtgAATCATCGAAGTAAGTGTACTAGGTAATTACCATATCGTAGTGGTATCTATTCCGGATTAGATCGGATAAGCATCCTTCGTGTGTCCTAGGCGATAGGAACATATAAATGCGTTTCGTCTGGATCGACGCCGAAGATTCTCACGTGCTTAGTCGTCGAGAGGGCAATACGAAAATCACTTTTCCCTCCGTTCACTCTGTCATCGCAATCAATCAATTCCTTTGACTGCAAGAGGGGTTACGTTGAGAATAAACAAAATCCCAATCGCTGTCGTCAATTCCCAAAGCCGCATGCCGCTGTTTGCGTCTGTGGAGTAACGAACCACAGAAACTGCAAGAATGGACAATAACCAAGACCAAGTACGGGCACAAAACCTGCGAGCCGGACTACTGCTCTTACCGTCCACCTTGGCAGCCGCGTATGCCTTCACGGTCGCTTGCTTTCTACCCTTCTTTCGGGAATGCTCCTATACTTCCATGCTACCTTCTATTTTCCCCAGTATGACGGTACTCGTGGCAACACTCGCCTACGTCCTAGCCCAGCCGCCGAATCGAACGACGTCCGACGCCGGAAGCAGTACTACCGATCTAGCCATACTCCACTCGAAGGCCGACATTGCCGTCCTGGTAACAACTGCTCTATTGGCTACGCTATTAATACGCAAAACTCGTCGTGATCAAGTCGAAGGAGGACCGCCTCCGTCCATACTTCGCTCGTCAGCATCCGGTTCCCTCCCGCCCCTTCGTGACAAGGTCGTTGTCGTCACCGGTGCCAACGCCGGTATTGGCAAGGAAACCTGTCACGCACTGGCATCCGCCGGTGCTACCGTCGTCATGGCCTGTCGGAGCCGAGCTCGAGCGGAACAGGCCCGGCGCGATATTCTTTCCCGCGGCTCTTGCAACTCTTCCATCATTACCGAATCCCAGCTTCCGATTATAGAATTGGATTTGTGTTCGCTCCGGAGCGTCCGCACCGCTGCCGCCCAAGTCCGCCGCGAGTATCCGCGCATCGATATCCTCATCAACAACGCGGGTCTCATGATGGGGACTCAGCAATTCACCGACGAGGACGGACTGGACGTCGTCATGCAGGCCAACCACGTGGGTCACTACTTATGGACGCGTTCTCTGTTGCCGAATCTGGTGTCCCgccgcgacggcgtcgtaCTGAACGTCACGAGCAGTACCTACACGTACGCCTCCCACATGGACGTGACGGACTTGTGCTGCACCCGCGGTCGTCGGTACAGTCTGTTTGGTCAGTACGCGCAATCCAAACTGGCGAATATTTTGTTCACGACCGAGTTGGCGCGGCGCGGGTACCGCCACGCCTACGCCATTCACCCCGGTCTGGTCCGGACCGACGTGACCCGCCACATGCCGTGGTACTTGCGGGTGCCCAACGTGGTGTGTGCCGCCGCCGTGGCCGCTCTACAAAAAACACCCGCGCAGGGGGCCTGGTGTACCGTACACGTGGCCACACTGCCAGACAGTGACGGGGACGACGGTGGTGACCGTGTAGCCTCCGGGACGTACTGGGTGAATCGGGAACCGCAGGCCACGTGGCCGTGTGCGCGGGATACGGCCGCGGCGTTGGAACTGTGGAACGAAACGGCCCGTTTGGTCGATTTGCCGGTGGAGGATGAGTACAGTAAACGGATGGATACGGACGATATAGACTAGaggagtgactgtgagtagtTGTGGAGTGATTAATAATACCATAAGCTCTGCTGGAAGGCTGAAGAGGTAATTCATTGTACAATAAATTGGTAGGTAGCTAGCTGGCTGGCTATATCCGACCGGGAAGCATTGGAGGAGGTATTGGAGGAGTTACTGTTCGTTAGCTACCGTTTGACAGTTATGTTGCTGTTACAATTTGAAACATTGTGTGTACGAGTGCGGAGAAAGGTACATACCGACGGAGAGTAGGAAATCGAAGTAGACATGGAATTGTTTGCTTGTCACAGTGACTCTATCTACGACAAGCTATATCTACCCACCTTAATCGCGCTGACGCGATGCCGTGAGAGGAACCAGTATTCGTCCGGCGTGGggtactactactagctagtagtagctGGTACTAGTTACGAATGGGTAAGAGGTACTACGGTGTCTTGCCAGGACAGGTAtgtcgtgttgttgttggtttgtTTTTTCCCGAAGCGACTCGGGGCTTCGAAATTACTCATTGTAATATACCCTCCTCGTGATTCCCCAGTGGTCGGTAAAACTCGCCCACGCAGCCTTTGGCGTTCCCACAACGCAACCTACCAAAGCAACAAACAATCAGTCCCAACCAGACAGTGTAGAGAGTTTGTGTTCTCTCCATTCAACATATTCTCTACCGCGACTTTTGGTTGCTGCCGTAGATCTTTTCTCATTTTTGTGTTTGGCATTGCAGGCCATTGGACTGTGGTTGACGGAGTGTGTTCTATTGATAGTTGACAGCATGAGCGGTACCGGTACGACCGTCGACGACTCCCACGGCTTTTCCTTGACGATCCGCACGTCGAATGGCGATCGCTTCGACGTCCTCGTCACTAGTAGCAACGATTCCGATCCCACCGTCCGAGACGTCAAGGCCGCCATTGCTGCACGTCCCGGTGAGACGGTACCTATGGAACGTTTGCGTCTCATTTACAAGGGACGCATTCTGGAGAACGAATCCCACGTATCGCACTACGCAATCCTTCCGCGGTCGACCCTCTTTCTCGTCAAGAGCAGTGGTCAAACTCCAACGGTAGGATCCGGGAACGCTACCACGAGTAGCCATCGCACGGCCTCGACGGGTGTCACCAGTAGTGGTACCGTCGCTCCAACAGTGCCGCCGCCTTTGTTCCAAACCGCtccaccattgtcgtcgtcgacgaatccCTGGGGATTGGCGAATGTCAATAATTCGGCGGGGGCCTTTCCACCCGGCATGATGCCTCCAACCGACCCCCAACAACTGGAAGCCATGATGAATTCTCCCATGATGCAATCACTGCTCGACAATCCCGAACTCATGCAGAACATGATGCAGGCGCAGATGCGGAGCAATCCGCAGATGCGCCAAATGATGGAAGCCAATCCGCAGTTACAGCACGTACTCAACGATCCGCAAGTCTTGCGTGACGCCTTGCGGGTCATGCGCAATCCAGCCGCCCGCCAGCAAGCCATGCGCAATCAAGACTTGGCGCTCTCGCAGCTCGAAAATATGCCCGGCGGCTTTGCCGCTCTCAGCAGCATGTATCGGGATGTCCAGCAACCAATGGAAGAGGCGTCCGCGCTCATGAATCACACGGAATCGGCGCGGACGGCGGACCCGGCCCATACGCAAGCCGGGGCGTCCGGGACCGCCATGCCGAATCCGTGGGGGAGTAATTACACCCGAGCTAGCCCGGCGGCGTCCAACGCCACGGCCCATTCGAACAGCAGTAGTAacagcaatgccaacaatGCAGCGACGAATCCGTTCCTGGCTGCCATGGGAGGTAACCGCAATGCCGCTTCCAgtgccaacaacaacactggAACAACCGCCCACGGTACCGCAGCCACCGGAAATCCCTGGGCCAGTACCGGCATGCCGGGATTTGCCTCCTCACTGCAACAACCGCCCAGCCCGGACCAGGCTAATCTCATGATGAATCTACTGGATAATCCGGCTGTGACACAAATGATGCAAAATGCCTTGGAGCAGAATCCCGACATGTTCCGGACCATGCTTGAACAACAGAATCCTATGTTGAGGAGTATGTTCGCCAACAATCCCGAGGCTGGCAACGACTTTATCCGACAAATGATGAATCCGCAAATGCTTCGTACAATGATGCAGCTGCAGCAAAACATGGGTGGTATGAATCCGGGCAGCATGATGATGCCCCCCGTGACTCCCGCAACAAATCCTAGTCTCAATAATACGAGTACAGGGCTCGATTTTTCCTCCCTGCTGCAAGGTTCCCAAGGAGCCAGCAGAAGTAACGCCACGGCAACAAATCCTTGGGCATTTCCGACGCCCAGCAACATTCGCAGTGTGAGCACACCCGTAACAGCTGCTCCGGCAGCGGATCGGTATCGCACCCAGCTGCGGTCCTTGTACGACATGGGttttgacgacgaagctCGCAACGTTGCGGCGTTGGAACGAGTACACGGTAATTTGAATCGCGCCGTGGATGCCTTGctgtcgtcgccgccgcctCCTACTAGTACAGCCACCAGCGCCCCAGCACCATCCACAGGCAACGAAGATTCTGGTCCTCCCCCCGAAGAAGCGCCCAAGGGCTCGCAAGAGAAAAAGAATGACTAAATAAAAAAGTAACCCGTTTAATGTTGAATTACGTGTCTCTTCCACCgggactaacagtaagcttgGAACAGATGTTGATCGCAAAAATTTGGTTCGCCCCTCGTGCTCTGATTCTCAGCACAAACGCAAATAGGTCCATCATAGTTTACGCATCAGCGTAACCTGTAACCTTTACACCGCGTCACCGACGATTGTCTTCCGTAGTCGTGAGACTGACATTGTCGCCAGCATTTTCTCCGTCCATTTTAAAAGTGTCGCCAAAGTGGAACATAATTCCCTTGTTTTCAGAATAAACTTGCATACTTGAGTTCGAGTGCTACCACTATTGAGTAGAGCCCCAAGTAGTCTGGTGCACCTCCCAACAACGTCAAGCTTTTCCAGGTCAGTGTACCCGTTGTCACAAAATGAGGTATCGTCATCCAGTGTGGCAAATTCCTCCTGGAATGACTTGATGCGTTCCTTAAACTGAATCACAATAAGTATTGCGCGAGCGGCCGCAATCTCCCTCAGTGGGGTATCCCCTTTTTGGATGACAAAGCTCTCTTCAAACTTGGTGAGGCATTGGATGAGATCTTGAGCACTCCATTTCATGACATCATCAAGGGTGTCCTTGTCGTCGGACGCAATCAATTCACGAAACTTTTCTTGCTCAGAGTGGGACAATCGAGAGTACCCTTTCCGAACACGCACTTTTTCGTATCCACTTCCGTAGTTTATTTTCAATTCCATCCAATTGCTGTCTAGAGGCAAATGCAAGTTGTCACCTTGTTCAAAACCCAGCAGGTAATGAACAGCACCCTCGGGGTCATGGGCTGCACGTATCAACGGTGCTTCTTTTCCGTCCGTCTCGTTTACGTACGACAGTAGGTTTTGGCGAGAAGATGTGCTTAACTCTCCCGTTACCACATCGCTGATATTGTATATCCAACCGGTTGGATGGCCCCATAACGAAAAGTTCCACTCTTCGCACTTCCATTCATGAACAAAATTCAAAGCTAAGTTGACGTGCTCCGGAATTTTTTGTTCTGGTACCAGCGGAGCGTAAATTCCTAAGTCGATGTACTCTCTTGCAGCCAGCACCAATCCCTCGGCCTTCAAGGAATCGTTCATGCTGGCACATCTAACAAAAACACCCAGCCCGGCACCTTTGATTGTGGACTTTTTTACTTGGAACTCCAACAGGAAACCTCTCACAGACAAGCACATATGTGGGAAATTCTTTGATGTGACACTAGCTGCAGACACCTTGCAAGCATCTGGGCAGATCCATCTTTCGCACCGAATCCCTTTGTTTGGCTGAGGTACTTTGCCAGCTCGGTCTGAAAACAAGCAGTAACCTCCCCAAACAGCTTCCTCTGCTAAATCCTTCTCTTCCACAAGCGAGTACTTACAGTCCAGGAAAGACAGCGACCAGTTGTCGTAAGTAATTGTGAAGTAGTAGTCTCCTGAAAAAATATCCTTTTCGCAAGACGAAATTATGCCTGACAGGGTTTTACAGTTTCCGTTCACATCTAACCAATCACGCCGAAAGCCTTTTCCTACCAAAGTATGCTCCACATTCTGCTCTCTTAACGGAATTCCAAGAAAGCCTTCATAAAAATCTTGCACCTCCTTACTGCGAGAGTCAAACAAAGTACATGGCTTACTTGATTTCGTAAACCGCTGTGTCGATCCGTTTGCATCTATCACCACTAGGCCTGCAAGCTTCGGTGGAAGCCATCGAGGACACCGGTCACTTTTCTCATTGTCGAAATAAAAAGTATACGAATCCAGCCTCGGGACGGCATGGGCTTTCTCGGATACTTTTATTTGAGAACAAACCTACTCAAAGCATTACAGAAAAGTTAGAATAAAGACCGCAGATTCTTGAATTGCTGCATATAATCACTCGTGACTTACTGTAAGGAAGCACTGCTGCTTGTACAATGTTGTATTCTCCTTATTTGACACgcaggaaaagcaaaaacCGCAGGATTCAGTACGGCAAGCTGAACAATTGTGGCAACGGCGCCTTCTCAGGTCTCTGGCATTGAGGACGGTGCAATCCTGCTCAGTATCACTTTGTTCGAGTCGGCTAGGACGTTTCGGTATTATTTGAGTTGGATACAAATTACGGTATTCGCTCTCTGTAATCAGTTCCAATCCATTACCAAAGGGAACTCGATCTCGGGTATCACCATCGTCGAAAAGGACCTAACATAAGCGAGTGACAAGAATTAAAACATAGAAAATCATTCGGCGAAACAAACCAGAACACAAGCGTACGTTACAAAATTTCACTCCTCTTCTGTTATAGATCCTCTTCACAGTACCCCAATACCATTGCCTGTTTGTGTACATGGCATAGCAGCGAACCCCAACCCCCATTGAGCTGGAACTTTTTTgatttgttcgttcgttAGTAGCTCTTGTGTCATCCAATCCAACATACTGGTAAAAATGCTGAATATCCACATTTCGCAGGGCACTAGGAGATCGGTTGACTGCGCTTTCCGCTCGTTTGTACCGAAGCCCACCAGGCCCTAAAATGAATAATCCACAATATTTCTTGTCTTGCCCAAAATAAAAGCGCCAAccagaaggaaatgacgGAGCATGCACAGCGCTATCAGACTCATCCACCTGCAAACACATCTATAGAGAAAAATGAGACCTGAGTACCGAAATCGGAGCATCGTGTAGTCAGACATACCTTTTGAAAGCACGACTGTCGCTTGCCAAGGATGCAATTGTTGCACATCCCACACGAGGCTCTTATGCAATTTAAGCAGCATCCGCAGGGTTTCGCCGCATTTACCCCCGGTGGTCTGATACTAGCATGGTTCTCTGAGGGAGCCAAACCCTGTACATGTTTGCTATGAGTGCAATCATTCGGAATATCGCATTCGGAAACTGTGTCGTCCTCATCTGCATCCTGCATCGTCAAGCAAGAGTCCTCAATACTTTCATCCTGGAACATAAAGCTCCAGAAGGACTCTTCTTTTTCACTGGAAACGCTAGGTTCCAACTTTTCGGCAACGTTGGTTTGGATGCCATTGAGATTGGATGCTTCGGAAGCACTTTGATCATCGTCGctcgaagaaagaagaacaaTGACTTCCTGGTTGTTTACAGGAAGGTGACAACTTCCATGTGGGCTATCAGCGTTTGTATTGGTGTAGCGTCGCTTTTTCCTGGATAAGTTGGAGTGTTCGAGGTCCCAAAGGACAGAAGCTGAATCAGCACCCAAAGGAGTTGAGGCAATCATTGGTTTATCTTGCAATATAGCCGTCCCGACCGCAAGGGTTTTGTTGGAACTAGCACTGCGTTTGAGAGAGGGGCTTTTTACGGCAGACCGTCGCGACAAAGAAAATTTTAAAGCAGTTTCTGTCGACTTTGTCGGAGTCTCTTTGCTCATTGGCAGTGCGGTTGAATGTAATTCACCTGATGTaattttgttttggtggacCATGCTCAAACTCATTGAAGACTCGGCCACTGACGACGTCCTACCATCGGAATTGCCTTGAAAAGTTTGTTCTCCAATCACCGGTGCGAGTCTCGCATTTCGTGTTTCTGGGCACGAACGCCTACACGAAATTGAAGAATAAGGAGGTGGTAACAAGATACCTGAGTTTCGTGCGTTTCGAGGCACTGACTTGCCATGTGGTGCTTTGAATTTGGTGCCAGTAGACGAAAGACCCTGTGCGGCACTTGCAGGGCCACTTAAGCGCGTACGCGTTTTGCTCGAATTTTCGCCTTGCGCGAATTCTGTCTCTGGCATCGCCAGGTCAATTTCAATAATGGTGGGCACAGACGATGTTGAATCTCCCTGGGGCAAATCGCCCGCTGAAGTTGATACCAGTAAAAGACTGTCTATTCCCCGCTCTTCACCTTTGATGGACCCGACCGAGTCGATGATCTGCATCTTTTTGTCAACCCCCTTCTGCGTATCACTTTTAGCAGTCAACACAGCTCCGACTTCCTTTTCGCCATTGTTTGCGGGTTTAAATGGTTGCTTGTCGAGAGCATTCTGACCAGACGAAGCTCCAGAAGACGGGACACTGGCCAGTACTGATTTAGAGCTTTCCGATTGACCAGACGAGCACATCTCTGATGTCGATACAATCCGAACGGATTCAGTATTCTTTTCAACATCCTCATCTTCACTGGAGCTATCAAGCTTAATCGGAGAAGTTGAATAGAGCCATTTGACTCCGTCAGTGCTTTCAGCACTACCAGTAACCGTCTTTGATGTGCTTTCGTGATGAGGCTGTTCTACAGAATGCGCTGTAGTGTCAAGCGATTTCGCTTGTGGATCTTTGGTGACGTCCTTAGAAGCAGAGAATACGCTAACCGACATTACATTGACTAATGGATTTTCCTCGCATCCAAGAACAACCATTGCCTGCTCAACTTCGGGTTTGGAGTCAGCAGCGGCTGCGTCGGTGTAAGTAATCTTACTGAAGTCGATTTTGCCGTCTTGACTTTTCCCCAATTGTGCTGCTTCTGCAGAAAGTTTTGTCGTAGGGGAATGTTCTGGGGTGACTGTTTCCTTGCGCGCCGGAGCCACTACGGCCAGTGGTTCTTGCATCTCGGCAATTTCATCGGGCGGTTGCTGATCAACATCATTCTGACCAGGCGTCACTCCAGAAATCGGGACACTGACCAATCCTGACTTTGAGCTTTCCAACTGACCGGACAAGTGCACTTGTGATGTTGATACCATCCGATCGGATTGACATTTCTTTTCAGGATGACCATTTTCACTGGATTGATCAATCTCGTTCGGAGAAGTCAAACGGAATCCGTCAGAACTTTCAGTACTGGCACCAAGTGCGGTTGCTACATTTTTGCATTTTGAGTGAGGCAGTTCTGGATCATTCGTGGCTGTGTTCGCCAATTCCAATCCTGGAAGTCCGTTGCCTTTATTGGAAGTAGAGACGACACATTCGTTGTTCGATTCCAAGAGTTCTATTGCTTTATTGTCTTCGTATCCAAGAGCCACTTTCGAATCCTCGAATTCGGGTATGGGATCGGTAGCAGCAATATTACACCTCCTTGAAGAGTCGCTGTGAGTATCGTCCAAAGACTTGATATTAACAACTGGACGCTCTTGTAATCGTGCTAGTTCCTCAGGTGAGTATGAAGTCGTAGCAATCCCTCCGGCAACAATGTCTTCAAGAGTCGGAGCCAATACCATCAACTCTTTTTGTGTCTCGGCATTGCCATTCGTTTTGAAAttgtcgatttcgtcgacagGATTCGCGACCATGGTGGGGGGAATCGGTAGCGATGGAGGAGGAGCAATTGGCGTCTCCAAAGTAACAGAGTTCGCTTCCAACCCGGAGCTCGTTGCAATGTCCAATATTGAAGGCATTTCTCTCCTTGTGATAGCACCTACCGTGTAACAAACGATATTTTTCGTCTCGATCCTTTGTGTACCAAGATTAAGTGGTCTTTAAGATACGGATGCCAACGGATACCTGATTCGGCTTTGCAAAGATCGCGGTTTGGAGGAACGAAACCAACGGCAGCAGCTCCAAAGTAATGCCGTCTTAAATTTGGAAAAATAAGAGCGTGGTAGAAGCTTAAGTCAAGTTGCTTTTCCTATCTGCCACAGTTGACAGAAGGGAAgattgacaatgaatggatCCCAGTTGAAGGCTATTATTAGAGCTTTATACAAGAACAAAAACTTGTTCAACGTACAATGACCATGCGTTTGCTCCCAAAATACTGGTTAGGGGGAATCAGCGTCTCTGGTGGACACTCTAGACTGAAAAGATTGCAAAGAGCTGGCTAATGGAAATGCAATCCGGAAAGGTTGGTTGTGACGGGAAAGACTTGGGTCCAGGCAAAGCATGGACCATACGAGGTAACAGCCAATCTCATTTTTTGTTGACTGCCAAAATATGCTTACCGAGAAACCCTCCAATAGGTCGGCAAAAGACTGACGACACGTTTATGCGTCATATATGTGTCACATTCCAATCGGTAGCCACTTGAAATCTGCTTTTCAGGTAGCGCTCTCTTCTGTTTTCTACTGTGGCTTCCTGAAACAACTGGAAATTCAACGATGTCGGTGATGGAATCGACAGCCGAAGTTCCGTGGTCTGTCCCGCGACTATTCGAACCAGCAACTCAGTACCATGGGGGCAGCATCCAGGCGGCACCATTTGAAGCGTCATCATTCCATCCTTTATGTCTACTCCGTTATGGCAATCATGATTGCTGGTGGGTTGCTAAATGTGCGGTACAATGGCAACCCAATGAGTCCTCTTCCTCGGTGGGATGACAATAATTCGATAGTCGCACTGGCGAGAAGCTACGTCGACAAAAATACCAGTAACGATACGACTAGCGTTTATCAGCATGATGACGATGTCAAATTAAGCGGTCCGAGGGAAAACGACACTTTGAGAACGCCGCAATTGTCAGCAGTCGATTCTGAAAGCATACGAAGGACACTACAGGCACCGAGCCTGAAGAAGCGTCTATATCAACCTTCCGATTTTGCAAACTTAACGCTTTTGACGTTCGGCGATCCCATCTTCGAGTACGGCGGCTACGACGAAGCTCCTATCGTCATTCCCCAGCACAAGCTACTCTTTTTCACTCTTCCCAAAGTCGGCTGTACCGTGTTTAAACAGCTGTTCCGCCGTGTTATGAATCTGAAAGACTGGAAAGTGCATAACGATGTATTGCCACATGTACCGGGCATTAACGGTCTATACTACTTGTACCATTATACACCAGCGGACGCGGACTACATGTTGACGGACCCCAGTTGGACGCGGGCAGTTTTCGTTAGAGATCCCATCGAACGAATCCTATCCGCGTATCTCGACAAGGCGACGGATCAAAACGGAGTCTACTTGCAGAATCACTGCTGCCCAGTAGCCGTCAAGCTGGCACTCCAGAAAAAGACTGAAGGCCATACAGCTTACCATCTACTTTCGTGCCAAAAACATCTCGCCCAACAACGCAATCCCGTGAAAACAAATTTCGGAAAGCAAGCGCTAGTTTCGTTCGATGACTTTGTCCAGAAGGTAATGCCCATATGTTCTGATCCACATTGGCGTTCCCAAAAACAGCGTATGGGGCCGCTGTACTGGGATCACATCAACTTTGTTGGTCACATGGAAAATATCGCAAACGATACTGAGCGCTTGCTAACGCAACTAGGTATGTGGGAACAATACGGTGCGTCCGGATGGGGGTCAAACCCTCGAAACGATGGCGAAAACACGTCCGTTTTTGCAGGTTTGTCGACCGTCAAACACGCCACGGGATCGGGCTCTCGTCTGGATCAGTATTTGAAGACAATCGACTTAAAAGCCACACTGCTACAACTAACGAGAGAGGACTACGATTTTGGATCGTTGGACTTAGCGTCACCCGGCAACAGCATTTTCGATGCAAAAACAAGTAGGTAAAAAAGACACGCTCTTACTACAGCAAGCGTAGAATCATTTATGGTTCAGCAAGTTCCTCGACATCGTAGAATGTTAGATACAATTTGGCGTATCGAAACGGACGCGTCGCGAATCTCCAATGTACGTCAACTTGGAGAGCCTCTCCAAAGAGCTCTGCTGGGAACTACCAATattgttaactgtaaatacgAATATCTAAAATCTCTTATTGGTATGGCAGCACAACATGATCACATGTGACAATTGGAAggaattttccaaaaatgcaATTTACCAACGGGAAGTTGGAAACGAAGATTGAATGCCAGGGGTCAAATTTGGATTACTGTTAGTGGGTAGTTTTGGCGAGAAAGTAGATGTAGAAATCGCATGTATGGTATATCTACAAGGCCCTCCAAGCCTGACCGTgaatttgactgtgaatccatCTGTTTATTGTAACGTGGCAATACGTCAAATATTTCAAATCCCTAAATGTACTGACGTCAGTTCACACCGTGACAATCTACAGTCCTTCCGGAAGCAGGCGATTCACGTCAGAATAGCTGCTGCTCGAAACGGCTTGAAAAATCcttctaacagtaaatgacACTGCGTAGATCGTGGCATGAATTCAGAATGTCACAGGTTTCCGTTTGACGAACCAGAACCTTTTATGTTAACTTCAAACTCTAAGAAAGAAAACACAATCACGAGGCAAAAATGCGAAAATTATTTATTTTGATACAATCGTGGCAACGGCCGCCCAGTCGCACGTAGTTCGCAGCTCCATCATAGTCACAACCTCGCACCGTTCGATGTGAGAAAAACACATAGCAACTTTCGTGCTTTTTGGAATTTCCGATCCTTGTCTCCAACTTACAAAGTGCAACGAGATTACA
This genomic interval carries:
- a CDS encoding predicted protein, translating into MSGTGTTVDDSHGFSLTIRTSNGDRFDVLVTSSNDSDPTVRDVKAAIAARPGETVPMERLRLIYKGRILENESHVSHYAILPRSTLFLVKSSGQTPTVGSGNATTSSHRTASTGVTSSGTVAPTVPPPLFQTAPPLSSSTNPWGLANVNNSAGAFPPGMMPPTDPQQLEAMMNSPMMQSLLDNPELMQNMMQAQMRSNPQMRQMMEANPQLQHVLNDPQVLRDALRVMRNPAARQQAMRNQDLALSQLENMPGGFAALSSMYRDVQQPMEEASALMNHTESARTADPAHTQAGASGTAMPNPWGSNYTRASPAASNATAHSNSSSNSNANNAATNPFLAAMGGNRNAASSANNNTGTTAHGTAATGNPWASTGMPGFASSLQQPPSPDQANLMMNLLDNPAVTQMMQNALEQNPDMFRTMLEQQNPMLRSMFANNPEAGNDFIRQMMNPQMLRTMMQLQQNMGGMNPGSMMMPPVTPATNPSLNNTSTGLDFSSLLQGSQGASRSNATATNPWAFPTPSNIRSVSTPVTAAPAADRYRTQLRSLYDMGFDDEARNVAALERVHGNLNRAVDALLSSPPPPTSTATSAPAPSTGNEDSGPPPEEAPKGSQEKKND
- a CDS encoding predicted protein yields the protein MPSILDIATSSGLEANSVTLETPIAPPPSLPIPPTMVANPVDEIDNFKTNGNAETQKELMVLAPTLEDIVAGGIATTSYSPEELARLQERPVVNIKSLDDTHSDSSRRCNIAATDPIPEFEDSKVALGYEDNKAIELLESNNECVVSTSNKGNGLPGLELANTATNDPELPHSKCKNVATALGASTESSDGFRLTSPNEIDQSSENGHPEKKCQSDRMVSTSQVHLSGQLESSKSGLVSVPISGVTPGQNDVDQQPPDEIAEMQEPLAVVAPARKETVTPEHSPTTKLSAEAAQLGKSQDGKIDFSKITYTDAAAADSKPEVEQAMVVLGCEENPLVNVMSVSVFSASKDVTKDPQAKSLDTTAHSVEQPHHESTSKTVTGSAESTDGVKWLYSTSPIKLDSSSEDEDVEKNTESVRIVSTSEMCSSGQSESSKSVLASVPSSGASSGQNALDKQPFKPANNGEKEVGAVLTAKSDTQKGVDKKMQIIDSVGSIKGEERGIDSLLLVSTSAGDLPQGDSTSSVPTIIEIDLAMPETEFAQGENSSKTRTRLSGPASAAQGLSSTGTKFKAPHGKRSCPETRNARLAPVIGEQTFQGNSDGRTSSVAESSMSLSMVHQNKITSGELHSTALPMSKETPTKSTETALKFSLSRRSAVKSPSLKRSASSNKTLAVGTAILQDKPMIASTPLGADSASVLWDLEHSNLSRKKRRYTNTNADSPHGSCHLPVNNQEVIVLLSSSDDDQSASEASNLNGIQTNVAEKLEPSVSSEKEESFWSFMFQDESIEDSCLTMQDADEDDTVSECDIPNDCTHSKHVQGLAPSENHASIRPPGVNAAKPCGCCLNCIRASCGMCNNCILGKRQSCFQKVDESDSAVHAPSFPSGWRFYFGQDKKYCGLFILGPGGLRYKRAESAVNRSPSALRNVDIQHFYQYVGLDDTRATNERTNQKSSSSMGVGVRCYAMYTNRQWYWGTVLFDDGDTRDRVPFGNGLELITESEYRNLYPTQIIPKRPSRLEQSDTEQDCTVLNARDLRRRRCHNCSACRTESCGFCFSCVSNKENTTLYKQQCFLTVCSQIKVSEKAHAVPRLDSYTFYFDNEKSDRCPRWLPPKLAGLVVIDANGSTQRFTKSSKPCTLFDSRSKEVQDFYEGFLGIPLREQNVEHTLVGKGFRRDWLDVNGNCKTLSGIISSCEKDIFSGDYYFTITYDNWSLSFLDYRAGKVPQPNKGIRCERWICPDACKVSAASVTSKNFPHMCLSVRGFLLEFQVKKSTIKGAGLGVFVRCASMNDSLKAEGLVLAAREYIDLGIYAPLVPEQKIPEHVNLALNFVHEWKCEEWNFSLWGHPTGWIYNISDVVTGELSTSSRQNLLSYVNETDGKEAPLIRAAHDPEGAVHYLLGFEQGDNLHLPLDSNWMELKINYGSGYEKVRVRKGYSRLSHSEQEKFRELIASDDKDTLDDVMKWSAQDLIQCLTKFEESFVIQKGDTPLREIAAARAILIVIQFKERIKSFQEEFATLDDDTSFCDNGYTDLEKLDVVGRCTRLLGALLNSGSTRTQVCKFILKTRELCSTLATLLKWTEKMLATMSVSRLRKTIVGDAV
- a CDS encoding predicted protein; this encodes VVVTGANAGIGKETCHALASAGATVVMACRSRARAEQARRDILSRGSCNSSIITESQLPIIELDLCSLRSVRTAAAQVRREYPRIDILINNAGLMMGTQQFTDEDGLDVVMQANHVGHYLWTRSLLPNLVSRRDGVVLNVTS